The Globicephala melas chromosome 13, mGloMel1.2, whole genome shotgun sequence genome includes a region encoding these proteins:
- the IMPACT gene encoding protein IMPACT isoform X7, with protein MAEGDTGSDQRQNEEIEAMAAIYGEEWCVIDDCAKIFCIRISDDIDDPKWTLCLQVMLPNEYPGTAPPIYQLNAPWLQGQERADLSNSLEEIYIQNIGESILYLWVEKIRDVLIQKSQMTEPDVKKKTEEEDIECEDDLILACQPENPVKALDFDVSENRTEIEELPPIDHGIPITDRRSTFQAHLAPVVCPKQVKMVLAKLYENKKIASATHNIYAYRTVRMTGKQQLGGVFSTSWRMDWFFPKILNVRNVMVVVSRWYGGILLGPDRFKHINNCARNILVEKNYTSSSEESSKTLGKNKKVRKDKKRSEH; from the exons ATGGCTGAGGGGGACACAGGGAGCGACCAGAGGCAG aatgaggaaattgaagcaatGGCAGCTATATATGGCGAGGAATGGTGTGTCATTGATGACTGTgccaaaatattttgtattagaATTAGCGACGATATAGATGACCCCAAATGGACCCTTTGCTTGCAG GTGATGCTACCGAATGAATACCCAGGTACAGCGCCACCTATTTATCAACTGAA TGCTCCTTGGCTTCAAGGGCAAGAACGTGCAGATTTATCGAATAGCCTTgaggaaatatatat ACAGAATATTGGTGAAAGTATTCTTTACCTGTGGGTGGAGAAAATAAGAGATGTCCTAATACAAAAATCTCAGATGACAGAACCAG AcgtaaagaagaaaactgaagaggaagatATTGAATGTGAAGATGATCTCATTTTAGCATGTCAACCAGAAAATCCAGTTAAAGCATTGGATTTTGATGTCAGTGAAAATCGAACAG aaatagaagAATTACCTCCGATTGATCATGGCATTCCTATCACAGACCGAAGAAGTACTTTTCAGGCACACTTGGCTCCAGTAGTTTGTCCCAAACAG GTGAAAATGGTTCTTGCCAAATTGTATGAGAATAAGAAAATTGCTAGTGCCACCCACAACATCTATGCATACCG GACTGTGAGGATGACGGGGAAACAGCAGCTGGGGGGCGTCTTCTCCACCTCATGGAG aATGGATTGGTTTTTTCCTAAG ATTTTGAATGTGAGAAATGTCATGGTGGTGGTATCACGCTGGTATGGAGGGATTTTGCTAGGACCAGATCGCTTCAAACATATCAACAACTGTGCCAGAAACATTCTAGTGGAGAAGAACTACACAAGTTCATCA GAGGAATCATCTAAGACTttgggaaagaacaaaaaagtaagaaaagacaAGAAGAGGAGTGAACATTAA
- the IMPACT gene encoding protein IMPACT isoform X1, giving the protein MAEGDTGSDQRQNEEIEAMAAIYGEEWCVIDDCAKIFCIRISDDIDDPKWTLCLQVMLPNEYPGTAPPIYQLNAPWLQGQERADLSNSLEEIYIQNIGESILYLWVEKIRDVLIQKSQMTEPDVKKKTEEEDIECEDDLILACQPENPVKALDFDVSENRTEIEELPPIDHGIPITDRRSTFQAHLAPVVCPKQVKMVLAKLYENKKIASATHNIYAYRVLLRLLPGSGAVFLLWSYGALFRLLVHTAIGCCIIIFLACEERDCEDDGETAAGGRLLHLMEELCGGQACRLVGFTLRAAFDKCQTEEDLTDFECEKCHGGGITLVWRDFARTRSLQTYQQLCQKHSSGEELHKFIRGII; this is encoded by the exons ATGGCTGAGGGGGACACAGGGAGCGACCAGAGGCAG aatgaggaaattgaagcaatGGCAGCTATATATGGCGAGGAATGGTGTGTCATTGATGACTGTgccaaaatattttgtattagaATTAGCGACGATATAGATGACCCCAAATGGACCCTTTGCTTGCAG GTGATGCTACCGAATGAATACCCAGGTACAGCGCCACCTATTTATCAACTGAA TGCTCCTTGGCTTCAAGGGCAAGAACGTGCAGATTTATCGAATAGCCTTgaggaaatatatat ACAGAATATTGGTGAAAGTATTCTTTACCTGTGGGTGGAGAAAATAAGAGATGTCCTAATACAAAAATCTCAGATGACAGAACCAG AcgtaaagaagaaaactgaagaggaagatATTGAATGTGAAGATGATCTCATTTTAGCATGTCAACCAGAAAATCCAGTTAAAGCATTGGATTTTGATGTCAGTGAAAATCGAACAG aaatagaagAATTACCTCCGATTGATCATGGCATTCCTATCACAGACCGAAGAAGTACTTTTCAGGCACACTTGGCTCCAGTAGTTTGTCCCAAACAG GTGAAAATGGTTCTTGCCAAATTGTATGAGAATAAGAAAATTGCTAGTGCCACCCACAACATCTATGCATACCG GGTCCTTTTAAGGTTACTTCCTGGTtctggggctgtgttcctgcttTGGAGTTATGGGGCACTCTTCAGGCTACTCGTACACACAGCTATCGGATGCTGCATCATTATCTTCCTGGCATGTGAGGAAAGG GACTGTGAGGATGACGGGGAAACAGCAGCTGGGGGGCGTCTTCTCCACCTCATGGAG GAACTCTGTGGGGGTCAGGCCTGTAGACTGGTGGGCTTCACGTTAAGGGCAGCATTTGACAAATGTCAAACTGAGGAAGACCTTACTG ATTTTGAATGTGAGAAATGTCATGGTGGTGGTATCACGCTGGTATGGAGGGATTTTGCTAGGACCAGATCGCTTCAAACATATCAACAACTGTGCCAGAAACATTCTAGTGGAGAAGAACTACACAAGTTCATCA GAGGAATCATCTAA
- the IMPACT gene encoding protein IMPACT isoform X8 gives MAEGDTGSDQRQNEEIEAMAAIYGEEWCVIDDCAKIFCIRISDDIDDPKWTLCLQVMLPNEYPGTAPPIYQLNAPWLQGQERADLSNSLEEIYIQNIGESILYLWVEKIRDVLIQKSQMTEPDVKKKTEEEDIECEDDLILACQPENPVKALDFDVSENRTEIEELPPIDHGIPITDRRSTFQAHLAPVVCPKQVKMVLAKLYENKKIASATHNIYAYRVLLRLLPGSGAVFLLWSYGALFRLLVHTAIGCCIIIFLACEERDCEDDGETAAGGRLLHLMENGLVFS, from the exons ATGGCTGAGGGGGACACAGGGAGCGACCAGAGGCAG aatgaggaaattgaagcaatGGCAGCTATATATGGCGAGGAATGGTGTGTCATTGATGACTGTgccaaaatattttgtattagaATTAGCGACGATATAGATGACCCCAAATGGACCCTTTGCTTGCAG GTGATGCTACCGAATGAATACCCAGGTACAGCGCCACCTATTTATCAACTGAA TGCTCCTTGGCTTCAAGGGCAAGAACGTGCAGATTTATCGAATAGCCTTgaggaaatatatat ACAGAATATTGGTGAAAGTATTCTTTACCTGTGGGTGGAGAAAATAAGAGATGTCCTAATACAAAAATCTCAGATGACAGAACCAG AcgtaaagaagaaaactgaagaggaagatATTGAATGTGAAGATGATCTCATTTTAGCATGTCAACCAGAAAATCCAGTTAAAGCATTGGATTTTGATGTCAGTGAAAATCGAACAG aaatagaagAATTACCTCCGATTGATCATGGCATTCCTATCACAGACCGAAGAAGTACTTTTCAGGCACACTTGGCTCCAGTAGTTTGTCCCAAACAG GTGAAAATGGTTCTTGCCAAATTGTATGAGAATAAGAAAATTGCTAGTGCCACCCACAACATCTATGCATACCG GGTCCTTTTAAGGTTACTTCCTGGTtctggggctgtgttcctgcttTGGAGTTATGGGGCACTCTTCAGGCTACTCGTACACACAGCTATCGGATGCTGCATCATTATCTTCCTGGCATGTGAGGAAAGG GACTGTGAGGATGACGGGGAAACAGCAGCTGGGGGGCGTCTTCTCCACCTCATGGAG aATGGATTGGTTTTTTCCTAA
- the IMPACT gene encoding protein IMPACT isoform X6: MAEGDTGSDQRQNEEIEAMAAIYGEEWCVIDDCAKIFCIRISDDIDDPKWTLCLQVMLPNEYPGTAPPIYQLNAPWLQGQERADLSNSLEEIYIQNIGESILYLWVEKIRDVLIQKSQMTEPDVKKKTEEEDIECEDDLILACQPENPVKALDFDVSENRTEIEELPPIDHGIPITDRRSTFQAHLAPVVCPKQVKMVLAKLYENKKIASATHNIYAYRTVRMTGKQQLGGVFSTSWRMDWFFPKVILNVRNVMVVVSRWYGGILLGPDRFKHINNCARNILVEKNYTSSSEESSKTLGKNKKVRKDKKRSEH; this comes from the exons ATGGCTGAGGGGGACACAGGGAGCGACCAGAGGCAG aatgaggaaattgaagcaatGGCAGCTATATATGGCGAGGAATGGTGTGTCATTGATGACTGTgccaaaatattttgtattagaATTAGCGACGATATAGATGACCCCAAATGGACCCTTTGCTTGCAG GTGATGCTACCGAATGAATACCCAGGTACAGCGCCACCTATTTATCAACTGAA TGCTCCTTGGCTTCAAGGGCAAGAACGTGCAGATTTATCGAATAGCCTTgaggaaatatatat ACAGAATATTGGTGAAAGTATTCTTTACCTGTGGGTGGAGAAAATAAGAGATGTCCTAATACAAAAATCTCAGATGACAGAACCAG AcgtaaagaagaaaactgaagaggaagatATTGAATGTGAAGATGATCTCATTTTAGCATGTCAACCAGAAAATCCAGTTAAAGCATTGGATTTTGATGTCAGTGAAAATCGAACAG aaatagaagAATTACCTCCGATTGATCATGGCATTCCTATCACAGACCGAAGAAGTACTTTTCAGGCACACTTGGCTCCAGTAGTTTGTCCCAAACAG GTGAAAATGGTTCTTGCCAAATTGTATGAGAATAAGAAAATTGCTAGTGCCACCCACAACATCTATGCATACCG GACTGTGAGGATGACGGGGAAACAGCAGCTGGGGGGCGTCTTCTCCACCTCATGGAG aATGGATTGGTTTTTTCCTAAGGTA ATTTTGAATGTGAGAAATGTCATGGTGGTGGTATCACGCTGGTATGGAGGGATTTTGCTAGGACCAGATCGCTTCAAACATATCAACAACTGTGCCAGAAACATTCTAGTGGAGAAGAACTACACAAGTTCATCA GAGGAATCATCTAAGACTttgggaaagaacaaaaaagtaagaaaagacaAGAAGAGGAGTGAACATTAA
- the IMPACT gene encoding protein IMPACT isoform X2: MAEGDTGSDQRQNEEIEAMAAIYGEEWCVIDDCAKIFCIRISDDIDDPKWTLCLQVMLPNEYPGTAPPIYQLNAPWLQGQERADLSNSLEEIYIQNIGESILYLWVEKIRDVLIQKSQMTEPDVKKKTEEEDIECEDDLILACQPENPVKALDFDVSENRTEIEELPPIDHGIPITDRRSTFQAHLAPVVCPKQVKMVLAKLYENKKIASATHNIYAYRVLLRLLPGSGAVFLLWSYGALFRLLVHTAIGCCIIIFLACEERDCEDDGETAAGGRLLHLMEILNVRNVMVVVSRWYGGILLGPDRFKHINNCARNILVEKNYTSSSEESSKTLGKNKKVRKDKKRSEH, from the exons ATGGCTGAGGGGGACACAGGGAGCGACCAGAGGCAG aatgaggaaattgaagcaatGGCAGCTATATATGGCGAGGAATGGTGTGTCATTGATGACTGTgccaaaatattttgtattagaATTAGCGACGATATAGATGACCCCAAATGGACCCTTTGCTTGCAG GTGATGCTACCGAATGAATACCCAGGTACAGCGCCACCTATTTATCAACTGAA TGCTCCTTGGCTTCAAGGGCAAGAACGTGCAGATTTATCGAATAGCCTTgaggaaatatatat ACAGAATATTGGTGAAAGTATTCTTTACCTGTGGGTGGAGAAAATAAGAGATGTCCTAATACAAAAATCTCAGATGACAGAACCAG AcgtaaagaagaaaactgaagaggaagatATTGAATGTGAAGATGATCTCATTTTAGCATGTCAACCAGAAAATCCAGTTAAAGCATTGGATTTTGATGTCAGTGAAAATCGAACAG aaatagaagAATTACCTCCGATTGATCATGGCATTCCTATCACAGACCGAAGAAGTACTTTTCAGGCACACTTGGCTCCAGTAGTTTGTCCCAAACAG GTGAAAATGGTTCTTGCCAAATTGTATGAGAATAAGAAAATTGCTAGTGCCACCCACAACATCTATGCATACCG GGTCCTTTTAAGGTTACTTCCTGGTtctggggctgtgttcctgcttTGGAGTTATGGGGCACTCTTCAGGCTACTCGTACACACAGCTATCGGATGCTGCATCATTATCTTCCTGGCATGTGAGGAAAGG GACTGTGAGGATGACGGGGAAACAGCAGCTGGGGGGCGTCTTCTCCACCTCATGGAG ATTTTGAATGTGAGAAATGTCATGGTGGTGGTATCACGCTGGTATGGAGGGATTTTGCTAGGACCAGATCGCTTCAAACATATCAACAACTGTGCCAGAAACATTCTAGTGGAGAAGAACTACACAAGTTCATCA GAGGAATCATCTAAGACTttgggaaagaacaaaaaagtaagaaaagacaAGAAGAGGAGTGAACATTAA
- the IMPACT gene encoding protein IMPACT isoform X9 produces MAEGDTGSDQRQNEEIEAMAAIYGEEWCVIDDCAKIFCIRISDDIDDPKWTLCLQVMLPNEYPGTAPPIYQLNAPWLQGQERADLSNSLEEIYIQNIGESILYLWVEKIRDVLIQKSQMTEPDVKKKTEEEDIECEDDLILACQPENPVKALDFDVSENRTEIEELPPIDHGIPITDRRSTFQAHLAPVVCPKQVKMVLAKLYENKKIASATHNIYAYRIYCEDKQTFLQDCEDDGETAAGGRLLHLMENGLVFS; encoded by the exons ATGGCTGAGGGGGACACAGGGAGCGACCAGAGGCAG aatgaggaaattgaagcaatGGCAGCTATATATGGCGAGGAATGGTGTGTCATTGATGACTGTgccaaaatattttgtattagaATTAGCGACGATATAGATGACCCCAAATGGACCCTTTGCTTGCAG GTGATGCTACCGAATGAATACCCAGGTACAGCGCCACCTATTTATCAACTGAA TGCTCCTTGGCTTCAAGGGCAAGAACGTGCAGATTTATCGAATAGCCTTgaggaaatatatat ACAGAATATTGGTGAAAGTATTCTTTACCTGTGGGTGGAGAAAATAAGAGATGTCCTAATACAAAAATCTCAGATGACAGAACCAG AcgtaaagaagaaaactgaagaggaagatATTGAATGTGAAGATGATCTCATTTTAGCATGTCAACCAGAAAATCCAGTTAAAGCATTGGATTTTGATGTCAGTGAAAATCGAACAG aaatagaagAATTACCTCCGATTGATCATGGCATTCCTATCACAGACCGAAGAAGTACTTTTCAGGCACACTTGGCTCCAGTAGTTTGTCCCAAACAG GTGAAAATGGTTCTTGCCAAATTGTATGAGAATAAGAAAATTGCTAGTGCCACCCACAACATCTATGCATACCG AATATATTGTGAGGATAAACAGACCTTCTTACAGGACTGTGAGGATGACGGGGAAACAGCAGCTGGGGGGCGTCTTCTCCACCTCATGGAG aATGGATTGGTTTTTTCCTAA
- the IMPACT gene encoding protein IMPACT isoform X4, which produces MAEGDTGSDQRQNEEIEAMAAIYGEEWCVIDDCAKIFCIRISDDIDDPKWTLCLQVMLPNEYPGTAPPIYQLNAPWLQGQERADLSNSLEEIYIQNIGESILYLWVEKIRDVLIQKSQMTEPDVKKKTEEEDIECEDDLILACQPENPVKALDFDVSENRTEIEELPPIDHGIPITDRRSTFQAHLAPVVCPKQVKMVLAKLYENKKIASATHNIYAYRIYCEDKQTFLQDCEDDGETAAGGRLLHLMEELCGGQACRLVGFTLRAAFDKCQTEEDLTDFECEKCHGGGITLVWRDFARTRSLQTYQQLCQKHSSGEELHKFIRGII; this is translated from the exons ATGGCTGAGGGGGACACAGGGAGCGACCAGAGGCAG aatgaggaaattgaagcaatGGCAGCTATATATGGCGAGGAATGGTGTGTCATTGATGACTGTgccaaaatattttgtattagaATTAGCGACGATATAGATGACCCCAAATGGACCCTTTGCTTGCAG GTGATGCTACCGAATGAATACCCAGGTACAGCGCCACCTATTTATCAACTGAA TGCTCCTTGGCTTCAAGGGCAAGAACGTGCAGATTTATCGAATAGCCTTgaggaaatatatat ACAGAATATTGGTGAAAGTATTCTTTACCTGTGGGTGGAGAAAATAAGAGATGTCCTAATACAAAAATCTCAGATGACAGAACCAG AcgtaaagaagaaaactgaagaggaagatATTGAATGTGAAGATGATCTCATTTTAGCATGTCAACCAGAAAATCCAGTTAAAGCATTGGATTTTGATGTCAGTGAAAATCGAACAG aaatagaagAATTACCTCCGATTGATCATGGCATTCCTATCACAGACCGAAGAAGTACTTTTCAGGCACACTTGGCTCCAGTAGTTTGTCCCAAACAG GTGAAAATGGTTCTTGCCAAATTGTATGAGAATAAGAAAATTGCTAGTGCCACCCACAACATCTATGCATACCG AATATATTGTGAGGATAAACAGACCTTCTTACAGGACTGTGAGGATGACGGGGAAACAGCAGCTGGGGGGCGTCTTCTCCACCTCATGGAG GAACTCTGTGGGGGTCAGGCCTGTAGACTGGTGGGCTTCACGTTAAGGGCAGCATTTGACAAATGTCAAACTGAGGAAGACCTTACTG ATTTTGAATGTGAGAAATGTCATGGTGGTGGTATCACGCTGGTATGGAGGGATTTTGCTAGGACCAGATCGCTTCAAACATATCAACAACTGTGCCAGAAACATTCTAGTGGAGAAGAACTACACAAGTTCATCA GAGGAATCATCTAA
- the IMPACT gene encoding protein IMPACT isoform X10 produces MAEGDTGSDQRQNEEIEAMAAIYGEEWCVIDDCAKIFCIRISDDIDDPKWTLCLQVMLPNEYPGTAPPIYQLNAPWLQGQERADLSNSLEEIYIQNIGESILYLWVEKIRDVLIQKSQMTEPDVKKKTEEEDIECEDDLILACQPENPVKALDFDVSENRTEIEELPPIDHGIPITDRRSTFQAHLAPVVCPKQVKMVLAKLYENKKIASATHNIYAYRTVRMTGKQQLGGVFSTSWRNSVGVRPVDWWASR; encoded by the exons ATGGCTGAGGGGGACACAGGGAGCGACCAGAGGCAG aatgaggaaattgaagcaatGGCAGCTATATATGGCGAGGAATGGTGTGTCATTGATGACTGTgccaaaatattttgtattagaATTAGCGACGATATAGATGACCCCAAATGGACCCTTTGCTTGCAG GTGATGCTACCGAATGAATACCCAGGTACAGCGCCACCTATTTATCAACTGAA TGCTCCTTGGCTTCAAGGGCAAGAACGTGCAGATTTATCGAATAGCCTTgaggaaatatatat ACAGAATATTGGTGAAAGTATTCTTTACCTGTGGGTGGAGAAAATAAGAGATGTCCTAATACAAAAATCTCAGATGACAGAACCAG AcgtaaagaagaaaactgaagaggaagatATTGAATGTGAAGATGATCTCATTTTAGCATGTCAACCAGAAAATCCAGTTAAAGCATTGGATTTTGATGTCAGTGAAAATCGAACAG aaatagaagAATTACCTCCGATTGATCATGGCATTCCTATCACAGACCGAAGAAGTACTTTTCAGGCACACTTGGCTCCAGTAGTTTGTCCCAAACAG GTGAAAATGGTTCTTGCCAAATTGTATGAGAATAAGAAAATTGCTAGTGCCACCCACAACATCTATGCATACCG GACTGTGAGGATGACGGGGAAACAGCAGCTGGGGGGCGTCTTCTCCACCTCATGGAG GAACTCTGTGGGGGTCAGGCCTGTAGACTGGTGGGCTTCACGTTAA
- the IMPACT gene encoding protein IMPACT isoform X5, with protein sequence MAEGDTGSDQRQNEEIEAMAAIYGEEWCVIDDCAKIFCIRISDDIDDPKWTLCLQVMLPNEYPGTAPPIYQLNAPWLQGQERADLSNSLEEIYIQNIGESILYLWVEKIRDVLIQKSQMTEPDVKKKTEEEDIECEDDLILACQPENPVKALDFDVSENRTEIEELPPIDHGIPITDRRSTFQAHLAPVVCPKQVKMVLAKLYENKKIASATHNIYAYRIYCEDKQTFLQDCEDDGETAAGGRLLHLMEILNVRNVMVVVSRWYGGILLGPDRFKHINNCARNILVEKNYTSSSEESSKTLGKNKKVRKDKKRSEH encoded by the exons ATGGCTGAGGGGGACACAGGGAGCGACCAGAGGCAG aatgaggaaattgaagcaatGGCAGCTATATATGGCGAGGAATGGTGTGTCATTGATGACTGTgccaaaatattttgtattagaATTAGCGACGATATAGATGACCCCAAATGGACCCTTTGCTTGCAG GTGATGCTACCGAATGAATACCCAGGTACAGCGCCACCTATTTATCAACTGAA TGCTCCTTGGCTTCAAGGGCAAGAACGTGCAGATTTATCGAATAGCCTTgaggaaatatatat ACAGAATATTGGTGAAAGTATTCTTTACCTGTGGGTGGAGAAAATAAGAGATGTCCTAATACAAAAATCTCAGATGACAGAACCAG AcgtaaagaagaaaactgaagaggaagatATTGAATGTGAAGATGATCTCATTTTAGCATGTCAACCAGAAAATCCAGTTAAAGCATTGGATTTTGATGTCAGTGAAAATCGAACAG aaatagaagAATTACCTCCGATTGATCATGGCATTCCTATCACAGACCGAAGAAGTACTTTTCAGGCACACTTGGCTCCAGTAGTTTGTCCCAAACAG GTGAAAATGGTTCTTGCCAAATTGTATGAGAATAAGAAAATTGCTAGTGCCACCCACAACATCTATGCATACCG AATATATTGTGAGGATAAACAGACCTTCTTACAGGACTGTGAGGATGACGGGGAAACAGCAGCTGGGGGGCGTCTTCTCCACCTCATGGAG ATTTTGAATGTGAGAAATGTCATGGTGGTGGTATCACGCTGGTATGGAGGGATTTTGCTAGGACCAGATCGCTTCAAACATATCAACAACTGTGCCAGAAACATTCTAGTGGAGAAGAACTACACAAGTTCATCA GAGGAATCATCTAAGACTttgggaaagaacaaaaaagtaagaaaagacaAGAAGAGGAGTGAACATTAA
- the IMPACT gene encoding protein IMPACT isoform X3: MAAIYGEEWCVIDDCAKIFCIRISDDIDDPKWTLCLQVMLPNEYPGTAPPIYQLNAPWLQGQERADLSNSLEEIYIQNIGESILYLWVEKIRDVLIQKSQMTEPDVKKKTEEEDIECEDDLILACQPENPVKALDFDVSENRTEIEELPPIDHGIPITDRRSTFQAHLAPVVCPKQVKMVLAKLYENKKIASATHNIYAYRVLLRLLPGSGAVFLLWSYGALFRLLVHTAIGCCIIIFLACEERDCEDDGETAAGGRLLHLMEELCGGQACRLVGFTLRAAFDKCQTEEDLTDFECEKCHGGGITLVWRDFARTRSLQTYQQLCQKHSSGEELHKFIRGII; the protein is encoded by the exons atGGCAGCTATATATGGCGAGGAATGGTGTGTCATTGATGACTGTgccaaaatattttgtattagaATTAGCGACGATATAGATGACCCCAAATGGACCCTTTGCTTGCAG GTGATGCTACCGAATGAATACCCAGGTACAGCGCCACCTATTTATCAACTGAA TGCTCCTTGGCTTCAAGGGCAAGAACGTGCAGATTTATCGAATAGCCTTgaggaaatatatat ACAGAATATTGGTGAAAGTATTCTTTACCTGTGGGTGGAGAAAATAAGAGATGTCCTAATACAAAAATCTCAGATGACAGAACCAG AcgtaaagaagaaaactgaagaggaagatATTGAATGTGAAGATGATCTCATTTTAGCATGTCAACCAGAAAATCCAGTTAAAGCATTGGATTTTGATGTCAGTGAAAATCGAACAG aaatagaagAATTACCTCCGATTGATCATGGCATTCCTATCACAGACCGAAGAAGTACTTTTCAGGCACACTTGGCTCCAGTAGTTTGTCCCAAACAG GTGAAAATGGTTCTTGCCAAATTGTATGAGAATAAGAAAATTGCTAGTGCCACCCACAACATCTATGCATACCG GGTCCTTTTAAGGTTACTTCCTGGTtctggggctgtgttcctgcttTGGAGTTATGGGGCACTCTTCAGGCTACTCGTACACACAGCTATCGGATGCTGCATCATTATCTTCCTGGCATGTGAGGAAAGG GACTGTGAGGATGACGGGGAAACAGCAGCTGGGGGGCGTCTTCTCCACCTCATGGAG GAACTCTGTGGGGGTCAGGCCTGTAGACTGGTGGGCTTCACGTTAAGGGCAGCATTTGACAAATGTCAAACTGAGGAAGACCTTACTG ATTTTGAATGTGAGAAATGTCATGGTGGTGGTATCACGCTGGTATGGAGGGATTTTGCTAGGACCAGATCGCTTCAAACATATCAACAACTGTGCCAGAAACATTCTAGTGGAGAAGAACTACACAAGTTCATCA GAGGAATCATCTAA